In the Mya arenaria isolate MELC-2E11 chromosome 11, ASM2691426v1 genome, one interval contains:
- the LOC128207765 gene encoding protein asteroid homolog 1-like — translation MGVRGLFTLVNDNKDVLLHDFELHDTRLIIDGVNLYHSLYNCYQVPEEYGGNYDTYANNCKTFFATLNACKVEPYVVLYGGRDPDNRKWNSVVRRKASRRERAGLICEKGPEATEEHVLPILCEETFRHVLRELQIPHVTIPYEEDREIAVLANKWNCPVLSNNSDFFIYQLKNGFIPFQHGGTCFIDMKLRLHTQTEQSSLLAPETLPIDREYTYISVKRYHYSRLIERVCGPWEFLPIFATLSGNDYVDKCHLKAFYTAICRRYKDVSLNLKAKVRMASLVHWSMGVELEENAITNVLKHVADLSSGQKSELRAAIRYSIDSYTNIAEFATMDVEKFFNANSRCISKLDLGTLIDYVTKNPLPVPYPEMLRNFEMANSFLQNVAVNHRVIFDCQIEHLAEPSTYVCSRYIRSVLYGLTTPFIRPKSKDSKVKTNILVDLKGTRKSCIEESDRQKGDRMKVYIKPTTEVFYGSQSMKVPSLQNVPDMSVEERQNFMFGTL, via the coding sequence ATGGGCGTGCGAGGTTTGTTTACACTGGTTAACGACAACAAGGACGTCCTTCTTCATGATTTTGAACTTCATGACACTCGACTCATCATTGATGGCGTAAATTTGTACCACTCCTTATACAACTGCTATCAGGTGCCAGAAGAGTATGGTGGGAACTATGACACTTACGCAAACAACTGTAAAACCTTCTTTGCCACCCTCAATGCCTGTAAGGTGGAGCCGTATGTTGTCCTGTACGGCGGGCGTGATCCAGATAACCGAAAATGGAACAGTGTGGTTCGACGTAAGGCGTCTAGAAGAGAACGCGCTGGTCTGATATGTGAGAAGGGCCCTGAAGCAACCGAGGAACATGTCCTTCCGATTTTATGTGAAGAAACATTCCGCCATGTCCTGCGTGAGCTTCAGATACCACACGTCACGATTCCATATGAGGAAGACAGAGAAATAGCAGTGTTGGCAAATAAGTGGAATTGCCCAGTTCTCAGTAATAATAGCGATTTCTTTATTTATCAGCTAAAGAACGGATTTATACCTTTCCAACATGGTGGGACATGTTTTATCGACATGAAATTGCGGCTACATACCCAGACGGAGCAATCTTCCTTGCTGGCACCAGAGACTTTACCAATCGACAGAGAATATACATACATCTCTGTAAAGCGTTACCACTACAGTCGTTTAATTGAGAGAGTCTGTGGGCCATGGGAGTTCCTACCAATTTTCGCTACATTAAGTGGTAATGATTATGTAGATAAATGCCATTTGAAGGCTTTCTACACAGCGATATGCAGGCGGTATAAAGATGTATCTCTCAACCTGAAAGCCAAGGTTCGAATGGCGTCATTAGTCCATTGGTCAATGGGTGTAGAATTGGAAGAAAACGCTATTACAAACGTATTGAAACATGTAGCAGACCTATCTTCCGGTCAGAAATCAGAGCTGCGAGCCGCCATTCGCTACTCTATAGATAGTTACACAAACATTGCGGAATTCGCTACCATGGATGTGGAAAAGTTCTTCAATGCAAACTCAAGATGCATATCGAAACTCGATCTTGGAACGCTGATCGATTACGTCACTAAAAATCCATTGCCAGTGCCTTATCCGGAGATGTTAAGAAACTTTGAAATGGCCAATTCATTCCTGCAAAATGTCGCTGTGAACCACAGAGTGATTTTCGATTGCCAGATTGAACACTTGGCTGAACCTTCAACGTATGTTTGCTCCAGGTACATCAGAAGTGTCCTGTATGGCTTAACAACGCCATTCATCAGGCCGAAATCTAAAGACTCTAAAGTTAAGACAAACATTCTAGTCGATTTAAAAGGCACAAGGAAAAGTTGCATAGAAGAAAGCGACAGACAGAAAGGCGATAGGATGAAGGTCTATATTAAGCCTACGACGGAGGTTTTTTACGGATCTCAATCCATGAAAGTTCCATCGTTACAAAATGTCCCAGATATGTCCGTAGAGGAGAGGCAAAACTTCATGTTTGGCACTTTATGA